From Solanum lycopersicum chromosome 4, SLM_r2.1:
ATCAAAACATCTACTGTGAAGGAACCAAACTCACATTATTTTATAAACTAaagattaaaggaaaaagaggaaaataaatctttttttaatttggtgATTTAAAATGAATATACTTTCGTTAAAAATATTCtgttttaaacaaaaaaaaagaaatactttcgttaaaaaaataatgtatatataccATTTTtgtaacaaatatatatttactaatttaaaaaatttcacaatttattttttaatttaaaaactatcaTGTGGGTTTAAAAACAttatctaattcatttttttacctTCTCTAAATCCAAAATACTTTAATCTCTTTTACTCGGTCATAAAATGAGTTTGAGTCGAATCTgaataaaacaagaaatttcTTTAGTTGAGTCCGGATTTGGATAGCTAAAAAAAGTAAGGTACACTAAAATCACGAAACACAGatcaatttcaagattttctaaatttaatctGATAATAAAATGGATAAATTTACATCATTTATTATACGATAAGACAGATGTATATATTCTTTAGTCGAGTTGGATCTAGAGAGCTAAAAAAAGTGAGGTGCACGAAAATTCACGAAACACAAatcaatttcaagattttctaaatttaatctgataataaaatgaataaatttacATTCATTTATTATACGATAAGACAGATGTACATATTCGATATCCACATTAAAAATTCGACTAAATTTAAGTTGGCgcgaaaaaattatatattaacgATAAACGCTTCCCGACAAAGACAACTCGAAACCAAGTCCGGGAATATATAAGTCAGGAGCGGGTGGGAGGgagggaaaaaatgaaaattaggcAAATTTTAGCAACTTCGAAATTCAAAACAGTTTGGCCCCCAAAATCTGAAACAAACTCTGTATTTAACCAAATAAAGAACCTTGTGGTTCTGTGTTTTAACTTTTGTCATCACCCTCCAAATCTCAGTTTcccaaaataacttcaaaaaaacgCCCGCTCACTCTAAAATTTTCGAAATAATTCATCTGgcgctatatatatacatatataaaactCTCATTTTCATTGAATCTCGAAATTCTTTGCTCTTCCTTTTCTTGTAACTGAAAGAGAAAGAGCGAGGAAGGAGAGGTGCATTAATGGCGGATTCAGAAAATTGTGGTAGAGTTACGCGTTTAGCAAAGAAAAGGGCAGCAGAGGGTATGGCTCCACAGGAACAACGAAGGGCGAGTAAGAAGAGGGTTGTTTTGGGTGAGATTCAGAATTTTTCTATTGTGGGTGTGAAACAGATTAAGGGTGTGGAGGGTAAAATTCAGAAACCCAAATCTAAGAAGAAGGTGAAAAGGGTTGTGGCTAGTAAAACTGTTGAGGAGAAGGAAGtgagtgttgttgttgttgatgatgatgatgttgatgacCCTCAGATGTGTACAGCTTATGTTTCTGATATATATGATTACCTTCGTAAAATGGAGGTTCGtttattcttttaaattgtTACATTGTACATACTATTTGAATCGGAGAATCTTAATAGATTAGTTCGTTGGGTACTTGAATTTTCGTCGAACAGTATTTGAAGTTCAAATAATGTGAAATAGATAATGAGGATTTACGGAGCCTAGATGGCTAATTTGAGATTTAAATGTTGTAGTTGTTGCTATGGTTGTTTATTTGTTGAACTTGATTTTTGTTTCCCATGTGTTCTGTCTGTGATTAcgttgggtatgttgttgttgactTATTTTGCGATTGGATATTTATAAATTGAAGTTAGGATACTGGAAATTGAACTGTGTTTACTGTTATGAATTGTTGAATCTGAGTTTAAGGTCTATTATAACGGTGTTAGCTGCTTGGGGTTTGACAAATCTGTTGATTTTCGTGTTCAGATTGACGAAAAGAGGAGACCTTTGCCTGATTACCTAGAGAAAGTTCAAAAGGATGTGAGTGCGACAATGAGGGGGATATTGGTTGATTGGCTGGTGGAAGTTTCAGAGGAATACAAGCTACTTTCAGACACATTATACCTTACTGTTTCCTACCTTGACCGGTTCTTATCCACGAATGTTATCACCAGGCAAAAACTTCAGCTTTTAGGTGTTTCATCGATGCTCATTGCTGCGTAAGTATCTTAGCTTGACATTGAATTGAATCTCCAAGAAATTTGGGTATGTATATGGTTTTGCTAATGAGTGTATTCTGATTCTGATGATTTACAGGAAGTATGAGGAGATTAGTCCACCACATGTTGAAGATTTTTGTTACATTACGGACAATACATATACGAAGGAAGAGGTGGTGAAGATGGAAGCTGATGTGCTAAACTCGCTCCAGTTTGAGATGGGGAATCCCACCGTGAAAACATTTCTCAGAAGATTTACCGGTATTGCTCAAGAAGAATATAAAACCCCCAATCTGCAGCTGGAGTTCTTGGGCTATTACCTATCAGAGTTGGGCTTACTAGATTACTGCTGtgtgaaattcttaccttcgtTGGTGGCTGCTTCTGTTATATTCCTTTCGAGGTTTACACTACAACCAAATGCACATCCATGGAGTGCAGCTCTTCAACGTTACTCGGGGTACAAAGCATCAGACTTGAAAGAATGTGTTCTTATCCTACACGACTTGCAATTAAGTAGACGGGGTGGTTCTTTAGTTGCTGTGAGGGACAAATACAAGCAGCATAAGGTATAATTAATGTTTAAGTTGATGATTAGCGATTTTGTTGTTGATTCTTGATTCATTCAGCTATTTAACTTCACTTGTCATTTACTTGTTACAGTTCAAATGCGTGTCAACGTTGACCTCCCTCGTGGAGATACCAGCTTCATTCTTTGAAGATACAAGACAGTTATAAATTATGCTTCTGCTTGGACATATAGCTTAGAGAGTACCAACGGTTCCCAGAACGAATGGACTGTGTTCTTGGTTTTGCTCAACTTGAATGGCTGGCCAACGGTGTTTTAAAGGCGCAGTGGACAGACATTACTTTGTTTTAGTAATTTTTGCAGTCTTATGCAAGATTTTTACTAGTTGgtaataagataaaatttggCAAATTTTTGTAGAACAGTCAGAACTTGGTAGATGTTTTGGCTTTAGAAACCATTGAATAGATTGTGAAGTTATTGGTTTCATTTTACTAGTCTAGTATTCTAGAGATGATGTTTGGTAGTATTTGATAGAGATTCAAATCATTTTATGTAAAAAGCCAAAATAGCTTCAGAATTAAAGAATACATTTGTTGAATTCAGAAGTATTTAGTTGGTATACTTTTCTggtttgttatttttcttatagaAGAGTGGGAAAATATGAGTATCCAATGATGATATAAGTACTCTTTTGTCTTAAAATAAGTGATAAAAGTATCTCAAATAAGTGTTGTTTTAAGAATTCAAGACCAAAGGGTTGTAGTAATTGTTtcatactatatttttatattaaagagCTACTTAGATGTATTTCATTTTACTCGTCTATTTTAGCAAATTAAGagagtttaattattttttatgatattaaccTTAGTATTCTCTTTAGTTCATATGAAGCAgagattttttaataaatcaaaataaatgaactgTCAAagtttttaagaaaattgttggaactttttttctttcattcaatGAGTTCTTAACGACTTGCATTTTCTCAACACGATCATTTGGAATAACCAAAAGAGCAATAATGAAAAAAAGTCTTTTAAgttatatcataattattttcctGAGGAGCATGTCATATCCAATAATTTACTTAATATTCGACTAAAGAagtatgaaataatgatataaaattttagtattAGTCAAATTTATAGtaccaaaatattattaataaagttaatttagtaaaatatttttgaaattaaaatctgactttttttttccttattttgatAGAGGTAGTAAGTAATAAgtcaaatttcagaattctcgTGATCTGAAAAATCcaacttttaattatattttttgggaGTATCTTTATGTTTCAAATATTGTAcccttttgaatttgaaatttgagaCGTTTACAGCCTTTATTTCCTACTCTTGTTATCCTTTATTTTGGATGTTGTGACTTGTGATTTGTGAAGCTCAAGTCATTTCATTCCACATGTAAAAAAGGTACGTACCTTCgtgtttttttaagaagaaatttTACACAAATATCTATGTacgtaaaaaaaataacttttccatctatatttagttaatttaattatttaaagtttacgggatcaaaattttgattctaAGTAAGTTCTATATTAACAATTTGTACATATCTAATGAATTTCTTAATACAAACTCTTAATTTGAACCAAAGTTACTACAATGAGATAATTAGAAAGGTTTGTTAGACTACCCTCtaggattatatatatattgttatat
This genomic window contains:
- the LOC101267520 gene encoding putative cyclin-A3-1; its protein translation is MADSENCGRVTRLAKKRAAEGMAPQEQRRASKKRVVLGEIQNFSIVGVKQIKGVEGKIQKPKSKKKVKRVVASKTVEEKEVSVVVVDDDDVDDPQMCTAYVSDIYDYLRKMEIDEKRRPLPDYLEKVQKDVSATMRGILVDWLVEVSEEYKLLSDTLYLTVSYLDRFLSTNVITRQKLQLLGVSSMLIAAKYEEISPPHVEDFCYITDNTYTKEEVVKMEADVLNSLQFEMGNPTVKTFLRRFTGIAQEEYKTPNLQLEFLGYYLSELGLLDYCCVKFLPSLVAASVIFLSRFTLQPNAHPWSAALQRYSGYKASDLKECVLILHDLQLSRRGGSLVAVRDKYKQHKFKCVSTLTSLVEIPASFFEDTRQL